In Agarivorans gilvus, one genomic interval encodes:
- a CDS encoding DUF4382 domain-containing protein translates to MNHILKVSLIASLSAGLIACGSDDSPSLNTAKVSFSIADAPVDSAQEVNVSYSSITLQRPDEADIELLIEDENGEPISINLLDYQNGDSLLVLSDAELPIGEYSELIINTYQCPQNQNGSTEFCNVVDEVGATLPLKTPSNKLRLGSFTVTSEGTQAYTIDFNLRKSLVSTANGTSFNLKPHGVTIIDNTAVGSLSGTVDPSLFSAGECAADTGNVVYLYNAPIGETEVLGDEFDPEIDTDVPAEVVAPYASKMVQQDSETNDYVYSFSYLPAGDYLVAFSCSAVDDDPEIYNEISIADPQAQQATVSLEAGVNAEYNFVEAVEEAEAI, encoded by the coding sequence ATGAATCACATTTTAAAAGTATCACTGATAGCATCGTTAAGCGCTGGATTAATCGCCTGCGGAAGCGATGACTCACCTTCTTTAAATACCGCTAAAGTGTCTTTTTCTATCGCCGACGCGCCTGTAGATAGCGCTCAAGAGGTTAATGTAAGTTATAGCTCAATTACCTTACAGCGCCCCGATGAAGCAGACATTGAGCTATTGATTGAAGACGAAAACGGCGAACCCATTAGTATTAACTTGCTTGATTACCAAAATGGCGACAGCCTCTTGGTGCTAAGTGACGCTGAGCTGCCGATTGGTGAATACAGCGAACTGATCATCAATACTTACCAGTGTCCTCAAAACCAAAATGGCAGCACCGAGTTTTGTAACGTGGTTGACGAAGTAGGCGCCACCCTACCACTGAAAACGCCAAGTAATAAATTACGGCTGGGCAGTTTTACCGTGACCAGTGAAGGGACTCAAGCCTATACCATTGATTTTAATCTAAGAAAATCCTTGGTGAGCACAGCCAATGGCACTAGCTTTAATTTGAAACCCCACGGTGTGACAATTATTGATAACACAGCTGTAGGTAGCCTATCGGGCACCGTTGACCCGAGCTTATTTTCAGCCGGTGAATGCGCCGCAGATACCGGCAATGTGGTTTATTTATATAATGCGCCGATTGGTGAAACTGAAGTATTGGGCGATGAGTTTGACCCAGAGATAGATACCGATGTGCCCGCAGAGGTAGTAGCACCTTATGCCTCTAAAATGGTGCAACAAGATAGCGAAACTAACGACTATGTTTATAGTTTCTCTTACCTACCCGCAGGTGATTATCTAGTTGCCTTTAGCTGCAGCGCTGTTGATGATGATCCAGAAATTTATAACGAAATTAGCATCGCCGATCCTCAGGCTCAACAGGCTACTGTAAGCTTGGAAGCAGGAGTTAACGCAGAATACAATTTCGTTGAAGCGGTAGAAGAAGCGGAAGCGATTTAA
- a CDS encoding DUF523 and DUF1722 domain-containing protein, protein MNRFSSEKIAVGISSCLLGQEVRYDGGHKQSRFCRQELAEYFDFEPNCPEMAIGLGSPRKSIRLVKQQDLISLQASDGSFDVTQKMLDYTQHRLPQLGHLSGYIVCAKSPSCGMERVSVYSPSTNNAAKEGVGLFTAELIKAYPLLPIEEDGRLNDPILRENFVNRVFAFHQWQVLAEQGLTVAALQAFHAKYKYLLMAHHPEKYRKLGPLVANIQGPHDKQGFDNYIKAFMEILRHNCSRKNHTNVLQHLQGYFKRDLSSQQRSELSERIHQYREGILPLLVPISLIQHYLREHPKQYLAQQAYLSPHPDKLKLRYSL, encoded by the coding sequence ATGAATCGATTTTCTAGTGAAAAAATTGCGGTGGGTATCAGCAGTTGTCTATTGGGCCAAGAAGTGCGCTACGACGGCGGACACAAGCAATCACGTTTTTGTCGACAAGAACTCGCTGAGTATTTTGATTTTGAACCTAACTGTCCAGAAATGGCGATTGGCTTAGGCAGCCCACGTAAATCTATACGTTTAGTTAAACAACAAGACCTTATCTCACTGCAAGCCAGCGATGGCAGCTTTGACGTAACCCAAAAAATGCTGGACTACACCCAGCACCGCTTACCTCAATTAGGCCATTTAAGTGGTTACATTGTTTGTGCCAAATCTCCCAGCTGCGGCATGGAACGAGTTAGCGTTTACTCACCATCAACCAACAATGCCGCTAAAGAAGGTGTAGGTTTGTTCACCGCAGAATTAATAAAGGCTTATCCGCTACTACCCATTGAAGAAGATGGCCGACTTAACGACCCAATATTGCGAGAAAATTTCGTTAATCGAGTTTTTGCTTTTCATCAATGGCAGGTATTAGCGGAGCAAGGGCTCACTGTAGCTGCCTTGCAAGCATTTCATGCCAAGTATAAATACCTGTTAATGGCTCATCATCCTGAAAAATACCGCAAGCTAGGCCCATTAGTTGCCAACATTCAAGGCCCTCACGACAAGCAAGGTTTTGACAATTACATTAAGGCGTTTATGGAGATACTGCGCCACAACTGCAGCAGAAAAAACCACACCAACGTATTGCAGCATCTGCAAGGTTACTTCAAGCGAGACTTAAGCTCACAACAACGCAGTGAGTTAAGCGAACGTATTCACCAGTACCGCGAAGGAATACTTCCGCTGCTGGTGCCAATCAGTTTAATTCAGCACTACTTACGTGAGCACCCCAAACAGTATTTAGCACAACAAGCTTATTTATCACCCCATCCCGATAAATTAAAACTGCGTTACAGCTTGTAA
- a CDS encoding S1/P1 nuclease: MRSALLYLYLCFFSLPSMAFGVLGHQLVAHIAEQQLSPSAKQQIGILLDQQNLVDVATWADQIRKDSAWQYTAPWHYINLAKGQNLSFAKRNPQGDVLSQLNYFEGQLANHSLNKQTRSQALKFYIHLLADLHQPLHVAYAEDRGGNLRQVTWYGKPSNLHRIWDSQLLDSAAKPLPSYALQLMRDYPLNQQQLGHDYQQWFLQTRQLVPMVYDYSSEHLGEAYAQSKRPLIEQQLALAGYRLASKLNQILD; this comes from the coding sequence TTGCGTTCCGCCCTACTGTACTTATATTTGTGCTTTTTTAGTCTTCCTAGCATGGCCTTTGGCGTGCTAGGCCATCAACTAGTTGCTCACATCGCCGAACAACAACTCAGCCCATCGGCTAAGCAACAAATTGGCATTTTGCTTGACCAGCAAAATCTCGTTGATGTGGCGACTTGGGCGGATCAAATAAGAAAAGACTCGGCGTGGCAGTACACCGCGCCATGGCATTATATTAACCTAGCCAAAGGGCAAAACTTGAGTTTCGCCAAGCGCAACCCTCAAGGCGATGTGCTTAGCCAGCTCAACTATTTTGAAGGCCAATTGGCTAATCACTCACTCAACAAGCAAACCCGTAGCCAAGCGCTTAAATTTTATATTCACCTACTCGCCGATTTGCACCAGCCACTGCATGTGGCCTACGCGGAGGACCGAGGCGGCAATCTCCGCCAAGTAACATGGTATGGCAAACCCAGCAACCTGCACCGAATTTGGGATAGCCAACTATTAGACTCAGCCGCCAAGCCGCTACCAAGTTATGCCCTGCAACTGATGCGTGATTACCCGCTAAACCAGCAACAACTGGGGCATGACTACCAACAATGGTTCTTGCAAACTCGGCAACTAGTGCCCATGGTCTACGACTATTCGTCCGAGCACCTAGGTGAAGCTTATGCTCAAAGTAAGCGCCCACTCATCGAGCAACAGCTGGCTCTAGCCGGATATCGCTTAGCCAGTAAACTCAATCAAATTTTGGATTAA
- a CDS encoding peroxiredoxin translates to MIQQGQQIPNSPLSELAPEGMQTYQSHELFAGKKVLLFAVPGAFTPTCSEAHLPGYVRLAEQFKTKGVDIIACVAVNDAFVMNAWGKAQQAEQLMMLADGDASFTKALGLEKDTGNFGGLRSQRYAMLIDDLTVSILKLEPGKGLDQSKAENLLALL, encoded by the coding sequence ATGATTCAACAAGGACAACAAATTCCCAACAGCCCACTCAGCGAGTTAGCACCAGAGGGCATGCAAACCTACCAGAGCCACGAACTATTTGCGGGTAAAAAGGTACTGTTGTTTGCTGTTCCCGGTGCCTTTACTCCCACTTGCTCAGAAGCCCACCTACCTGGCTATGTTCGTTTAGCCGAGCAATTTAAAACTAAAGGCGTTGATATTATCGCCTGTGTTGCCGTGAATGACGCCTTTGTGATGAATGCTTGGGGTAAAGCACAACAAGCGGAGCAACTGATGATGTTAGCCGACGGTGACGCTAGTTTTACTAAGGCCTTAGGCCTAGAAAAAGATACCGGTAACTTTGGCGGGCTACGTTCACAACGCTACGCCATGCTGATTGATGATTTGACCGTTAGCATCCTTAAGCTTGAGCCGGGTAAAGGACTCGATCAAAGTAAAGCAGAAAACCTGTTAGCCCTGTTGTAA
- a CDS encoding CobW family GTP-binding protein produces MQHQLTAVPCHLITGFLGSGKTTLIQHLLKQKPEQQTWAVLSNEFGEIGLDASILKAQNTSNVAIKEVPGGCLCCAAGVPFQVALIALLKQAKPQRLLIEPTGLGHPLQIKKRLQELANLGSITIANSLALIDARLLADQRYREHENFAAQLHIADKIIASKTDLYQDSDRQALAQYLEQLKLNHKPLLFSQHGGLALDELITPVTQPSHSISFSPISKQQLTIGLETTTAHLDPNANICTLGWSFPANQRFNQQALVDLINSLELLRCKALLQVEHHSLLINHVNGAGTLQLLAPSETNRIEIISTQALDKHSLQQQLTACSINTR; encoded by the coding sequence ATGCAACACCAACTAACAGCCGTGCCCTGCCATTTAATTACCGGCTTTTTGGGCTCAGGGAAAACCACCCTCATTCAACACTTATTAAAACAAAAGCCCGAGCAACAAACTTGGGCGGTGCTCAGTAATGAGTTTGGCGAAATCGGCCTAGATGCTAGCATCCTTAAAGCGCAAAATACGAGTAATGTAGCAATTAAAGAAGTGCCCGGTGGCTGCTTGTGTTGCGCAGCAGGCGTGCCCTTTCAAGTGGCCTTGATTGCCTTGTTAAAACAAGCCAAACCTCAGCGCTTACTAATCGAGCCCACCGGCTTGGGTCACCCTTTGCAAATCAAAAAGCGCTTACAAGAATTAGCAAACTTAGGCAGCATTACCATCGCCAACAGCCTTGCCTTGATAGATGCACGACTATTAGCAGACCAACGTTATCGCGAGCACGAAAACTTTGCGGCACAGTTACACATTGCCGATAAAATTATCGCCAGTAAAACTGATCTTTACCAAGATAGCGACCGCCAAGCCTTAGCGCAGTATTTGGAGCAACTAAAGCTGAACCATAAACCGTTGTTATTTAGCCAACACGGAGGTTTAGCCCTAGATGAACTAATTACTCCGGTAACGCAGCCAAGCCACAGCATATCGTTTTCGCCAATCAGTAAGCAGCAGCTCACTATTGGCCTAGAAACCACTACAGCGCACTTAGATCCTAATGCCAATATCTGCACTCTTGGCTGGTCCTTCCCAGCAAACCAGCGCTTCAACCAGCAGGCCTTAGTCGACTTAATTAACTCTCTAGAGCTGCTTCGCTGCAAGGCCTTACTACAAGTTGAGCATCACAGCTTACTGATCAATCATGTGAACGGCGCAGGAACGCTCCAGCTGTTAGCGCCAAGTGAAACCAACCGTATTGAAATAATCAGCACTCAAGCCTTAGACAAACATTCCTTGCAACAACAGTTGACAGCCTGCTCGATAAATACTCGGTGA